In Rhodamnia argentea isolate NSW1041297 chromosome 4, ASM2092103v1, whole genome shotgun sequence, the following proteins share a genomic window:
- the LOC115744611 gene encoding protein REDUCED CHLOROPLAST COVERAGE 2 isoform X2 produces MAPKAGKAKPHKAKGEKKKKEEKVLPTVVEITVETPDDLQVTLKGISTDRILDVRKLLAVHVETCHLTNFSLSHEVRGPRLKDSADILSLKPCHLTIGEEDYTEELAISHIRRLLDIVACTISFGSSSSSSSSPKTLARAVAKDSSSSKPNSPCDGAPFQSSGPDADERDAANCDPNLKSGGEKKADSIQKCAGVVADKGDAASAVSLCPPPRLGQFYDFFSFSHLTPPVQYIRRSTRPFLDDNTEDDFFQIDVRICSGKPMTVVASKKGFYPAGKRILISHTLVGLLQQNSRIFDAAYKALMKAFTEHNKFGNLPYGFRANTWVVPPVVADNPAVFPALPVEDENWGGNGGGHGRDGRHDYRPWAKEFAILAAMPCKTSEERQIRDRKAFLLHSLFVDVSVFKAVAAIKHLIDANNCFTSDLIVSMLHEERVGDLVIRVTKDAPDASLKLDCKNDGSRVLGMSQDELAQRNLLKGITADESATVHDTSTLGVVVVRHCGYTAIVKVSAQVDWEGNPLPQDIDIEDHPEGGANALNVNSLRMLLHKSSSPHSSSAVLRTQSSDSENLRSARSLIRKVLGESLLKLQGEPTKCTRSIRWELGACWVQHLQNQASGKNDAKRTEEAKLEPAVKGLGKQGGLLKEIKKKTDVRTSKSELGKEATICSNNDTDNKSNSINLKGPEKQDEEKEIMWKRLLPEAAYLRLKESETGLHFKVADFGSLELSPVDGRTLTDFMHTRGLQMCSLGRVVELADKLPHVQSLCIHEMVVRAYKHILQAVVAAVENVADVAASVASCLNILLGSPASENADTDTINDDTLKWKWVESFLFKRFGWRWKQESCQDLRKFAILRGLCHKVGLELVPRDYDVESPSPFRILDIISLVPVYKHVACSSADGRTLLESSKTSLDKGKLEDAVTYGTKALSKLVSVCGPYHRMTAGAYSLLAVVLYHTGDFNQATIYQQKALDINERELGLDHPDTMKSYGDLAVFYYRLQHTELALKYVNRALYLLHLTCGPSHPNTAATYINVAMMEEGLGNVHIALRYLHEALKCNQILLGADHIQTAASYHAIAIALSLMEAYSLSVQHEQTTLQILQAKLGSEDLRTQDAAAWLEYFESKALEQQEAARNGTPKPDASISSKGHLSVSDLLDFIAPDAGMKARDAQKKARAKVKKVDQNWDASGDYQTDETLSLNNPLAENSSDKENKADHTEATKEKEDPSLLGQLIVGMSSELVQDHSSDEGWQEAIPKGRSPATRRSSSSRRPSLAKLNTNFANVSESSRYRVKSNIAAPSKVSTNESTTSVVPSMPAMKKFVKSASFSPKVNSPNTSSSWTPSPKSAPARPAPGEQATKTSSLSCPISVQAAGKLFSYKEVALAPPGSIVKAVAEQLPKETISGEQNSGETAAVELAINEATVSQDVDDQELQKEAAENKCLDAETTKSASNEEQEKLEEGAPEEATVTTIPQIVENAVAVEVEGAAYLQNQQGGSVLASEIEAVDSLKYSDTVGLRHDALRIVPDGPTASSEVDLSQVPVENASSLQEKRACSTKEVVAEENENLDDCLNGDISDKPLAAELGKQDETDAGKEMTKRLSASAPPFNPSTTPVFGSVPVQGLKDHGGILPPPLNVPPILSPVRRSPHQSATARVPYGPRLSGGYNRSGNRVLRNKSGFHNGEHAGDGNHFSPPRIMNPHAAEFVPGQPWVPNGYPVSPNGYMVSSTNGIPLSPNSFPLSPNGIPSLIYEYPPSPTGLPITAQNGCEASAVSSAESPIDMADEEVVETEVPTVEQTSAEVVVEKHSVEETALENPLPCHGDTPHETEGKIKDDIPETVDSVKTKEMGNDIAIDHEKPIKCWGDYSDGEVEMIEVSS; encoded by the exons ATGGCTCCCAAAGCAGGCAAAGCGAAACCGCACAAGGCCaagggagagaagaagaagaaggaagagaaag TTTTGCCCACCGTGGTGGAGATTACTGTGGAGACACCAGATGACTTGCAAGTGACACTCAAG GGTATATCTACGGACAGGATCTTGGATGTGCGCAAGCTCTTGGCGGTCCACGTCGAGACGTGTCACTTGACCAATTTCTCCCTATCTCACGAG GTTCGGGGGCCAAGACTCAAGGACTCGGCGGACATTCTTTCTCTTAAGCCTTGTCATCTTACCATCGGTGAAG AGGACTACACCGAAGAGCTCGCGATCTCGCACATACGTAGACTCCTCGACATCGTCGCGTGCACCATTTCCTTCGGctcgtcctcttcttcttcttcatccccGAAAACCCTAGCTCGAGCCGTCGCCAaagactcctcctcctccaagccTAACAGTCCGTGCGACGGCGCGCCGTTTCAGAGCTCCGGACCGGACGCCGATGAGAGAGACGCCGCTAATTGCGATCCGAATCTCAAGTCGGGAGGCGAGAAGAAGGCCGATTCGATCCAGAAATGTGCCGGCGTGGTGGCCGACAAAGGGGACGCGGCATCGGCGGTCTCTCTCTGCCCACCGCCACGGCTCGGGCAGTTCTATGATTTCTTCTCGTTCTCGCATCTCACGCCTCCTGTCCAAT ACATCCGGAGATCGACACGTCCGTTCCTCGATGATAATACAGAAGATGATTTCTTCCAGATAGAT GTGCGGATTTGCAGTGGGAAGCCAATGACTGTCGTAGCTTCAAAGAAAGGGTTTTATCCTGCTGGAAAACGAATTCTTATAAGTCATACTTTGGTTGGCCTGCTTCAACAGAATAGCAGGATTTTTGATGCT GCATACAAAGCTCTCATGAAAGCTTTCACAGAACACAATAAG TTTGGAAATCTTCCGTATGGGTTCCGAGCAAACACATGGGTCGTTCCTCCAGTCGTCGCTGATAATCCTGCAGTGTTCCCAGCGCTTCCTGTGGAAGATGAAAATTGGGGAGGAAATGGTGGTGGTCATGGACGAGATGGCAGACATGATTACAGACCGTGGGCAAAAGAGTTTGCCATTTTGGCGGCAATGCCCTGTAAAACATCAGAGGAGAGGCAAATCCGTGATCGCAAAGCATTTTTGCTTCATAGTCTCTTTGTCGACGTTTCTGTTTTTAAAGCCGTCGCTGCAATCAAGCACCTCATTGATGCAAATAATTGCTTCACATCTGATCTGATCGTTTCAATGTTGCATGAAGAAAGAGTTGGGGATTTAGTTATCAGGGTGACTAAGGATGCCCCTGATGCAAGTTTAAAACTGGACTGTAAAAATGATGGGAGTCGGGTCCTTGGCATGTCTCAAGATGAGCTCGCTCAGAGAAACTTACTTAAGGGCATAACTGCTGATGAGAGTGCTACAGTACAT GATACTTCTACTTTAGGTGTCGTGGTCGTTAGGCATTGCGGCTATACGGCAATTGTTAAAGTCTCAGCTCAGGTAGATTGGGAGGGAAATCCACTTCCTCAGGACATTGACATTGAAGACCATCCTGAAGGGGGGGCAAATGCCTTAAATGTGAATAG CCTGCGGATGCTCCTGCACAAGTCATCCTCACCTCACTCATCCAGTGCTGTTCTACGGACACAAAGTTCAGATTCTGAAAATTTACGCTCTGCTAGGTCGCTGATAAGGAAGGTCTTAGGAGAAAGTTTGTTGAAGTTGCAGGGAGAGCCTACTAAATGCACCAGATCTATCAGATGGGAATTAGGGGCATGTTGGGTTCAACATTTACAAAATCAGGCTTCTGGAAAAAATGATGCAAAAAGAACCGAAGAAGCTAAGCTTGAGCCGGCAGTTAAAGGTCTTGGGAAGCAGGGTGGCCTACTtaaggaaataaagaaaaagactGATGTCAGGACCAGCAAGTCCGAACTTGGAAAGGAAGCTACTATTTGCAGCAACAATGACACTGACAACAAATCAAACAGCATCAATCTGAAGGGACCAGAGAAAcaagatgaagaaaaagaaattatgtgGAAAAGGCTGCTTCCTGAGGCAGCATATTTGCGTCTTAAAGAATCGGAAACTGGTCTGCACTTTAAG GTGGCAGATTTTGGTTCCCTCGAGCTTTCACCAGTCGATGGAAGGACATTGACCGATTTTATGCACACCAGAGGATTGCAAATGTGCTCGTTGGGCCGTGTG GTTGAACTTGCCGATAAGCTTCCTCATGTGCAGTCTCTCTGTATACATGAGATGGTTGTTCGAGCATACAAGCATATCCTACAAGCTGTTGTGGCAGCAGTTGAAAATGTTGCTGACGTGGCTGCTTCAGTCGCTTCATGTCTAAACATACTGCTAGGCTCACCAGCAAGTGAAAATGCCGACACAGATACTATCAATGATGATACGCTAAAATGGAAGTGGGTGGAAAGCTTCCTTTTTAAAAGGTTTGGCTGGCGATGGAAACAAGAGAGCTGCCAGGATCTCAGGAAGTTTGCTATTCTTCGTGGATTGTGCCACAAA GTTGGATTAGAGCTTGTTCCAAGGGACTATGATGTAGAGTCACCTTCGCCCTTTAGGATATTGGATATTATAAGCTTGGTTCCTGTTTATAAG CATGTTGCTTGTTCATCTGCGGATGGACGGACGCTGCTAGAATCATCCAAGACTTCCTTGGACAAAGGAAAACTGGAGGATGCTGTTACTTATGGCACTAAG gcactGTCGAAGCTGGTGTCTGTATGTGGTCCTTATCATCGAATGACGGCAGGAGCATATAGTCTTCTGGCTGTAGTGCTCTACCATACTGGTGATTTTAATCAG GCAACCATCTATCAACAGAAAGCATTGGATATTAATGAGAGAGAGCTCGGTCTCGATCATCCTGATACCATGAAGAGTTACGGGGACCTTGCTGTGTTCTACTATCGGCTTCAACACACAGAGTTGGCTTTGAA GTACGTGAATCGTGCTTTGTATCTGTTGCACTTAACCTGCGGTCCATCTCATCCAAATACTGCTGCCACCTACATCAATGTAGCAATGATGGAAGAAGGTCTGGGAAATGTTCACATTGCCCTTAGGTACCTCCATGAGGCTCTAAAGTGCAACCAAATACTTCTTGGAGCTGATCATatacag ACTGCTGCCAGCTATCATGCCATTGCAATTGCTCTATCTCTAATGGAGGCCTATTCCTTGAGTGTTCAGCATGAACAAACTACCTTACAGATACTGCAGGCCAAACTTGGATCAGAGGATCTACGTACACAG GATGCGGCTGCATGGCTTGAGTATTTTGAATCGAAGGCTCTAGAGCAGCAAGAAGCTGCTCGCAATGGTACACCAAAGCCAGATGCCTCAATCTCCAGCAAAGGTCATCTGAG CGTGTCGGATCTCCTTGATTTTATAGCTCCAGATGCAGGCATGAAAGCGAGGGATGCCCAGAAGAAGGCTCGTGCTAAG GTGAAAAAAGTTGACCAGAACTGGGATGCATCAGGGGATTATCAGACGGATGAAACCTTATCACTTAATAATCCTCTTGCAGAGAATTCAAGTGATAAGGAAAACAAAGCTGACCATACTGAGGCtacaaaagagaaggaagatcCTTCTTTACTAGGTCAATTGATAGTGGGCATGAGTAGTGAACTGGTACAAGATCACTCTTCCGATGAAGGGTGGCAGGAGGCCATCCCTAAAGGCCGCTCACCTGCCACTCGTAGGTCTTCTAGTTCGAGAAGGCCAAGCCTGGCAAAACTGAACACTAACTTCGCAAATGTGTCAGAGTCTTCGAGATATCGCGTGAAATCCAATATTGCTGCACCATCCAAAGTAAGCACTAACGAATCGACCACCTCAGTTGTGCCATCCATGCCAGCTATGAAGAAGTTTGTGAAAAGTGCAAGCTTCAGTCCGAAGGTCAATAGTCCTAACACCTCATCTAGTTGGACTCCCAGCCCCAAGTCTGCACCAGCTAGGCCAGCTCCAGGTGAACAAGCTACTAAGACGTCTTCCTTGTCTTGTCCAATCAGTGTTCAGGCTGCTGGGAAGCTTTTCTCCTATAAGGAAGTTGCTCTGGCTCCACCTGGATCCATAGTGAAGGCAGTTGCAGAGCAGTTGCCCAAAGAAACTATTTCAGGTGAGCAGAATTCTGGAGAGACAGCTGCAGTGGAGTTGGCTATAAACGAGGCAACTGTATCTCAAGATGTAGATGATCAGGAACTTCAGAAAGAAGCAGCAGAGAATAAGTGTCTAGATGCCGAGACGACAAAAAGTGCTTCAAATGAAGAGCAAGAAAAATTAGAGGAAGGAGCCCCGGAGGAAGCCACAGTTACCACCATTCCACAAATAGTTGAAAATGCTGTGGCAGTGGAGGTTGAAGGCGCTGCTTATCTACAAAATCAACAAGGTGGCAGTGTTCTGGCTTCAGAAATCGAGGCAGTTGATAGCTTAAAATATTCAGACACGGTTGGTTTAAGACATGATGCGTTGCGAATAGTACCTGATGGTCCAACTGCTTCCTCTGAAGTAGATCTTTCACAAGTTCCTGTTGAAAATGCATCTTCATTGCAAGAGAAAAGAGCATGCTCTACCAAAGAAGTGGTGGCTGAGGAAAACGAAAACCTAGATGATTGTCTGAATGGTGATATAAGTGATAAGCCCTTGGCGGCTGAATTAGGAAAGCAAGATGAAACTGATGCTGGAAAGGAGATGACTAAGAGACTCTCTGCATCTGCGCCACCCTTTAATCCTTCCACCACTCCAGTTTTTGGCTCTGTTCCTGTTCAGGGGCTCAAAGATCATGGAGGAATCTTGCCTCCACCGTTGAATGTTCCTCCAATACTCAGTCCTGTCCGCAGGTCACCTCATCAGTCTGCAACAGCAAGGGTCCCGTATGGTCCTAGGCTATCTGGTGGCTATAATAGGTCTGGAAATCGGGTCCTCCGTAACAAATCTGGCTTCCATAATGGTGAACATGCTGGAGATGGGAACCACTTTAGCCCTCCAAGAATAATGAACCCACATGCAGCTGAGTTTGTGCCTGGCCAACCCTGGGTTCCCAACGGCTATCCAGTATCCCCTAATGGGTATATGGTTTCTTCAACAAATGGTATCCCACTGTCTCCTAACAGTTTTCCTCTGTCACCAAATGGTATTCCCTCGCTTATATATGAATACCCACCATCACCCACTGGTCTTCCCATCACTGCTCAAAATGGCTGCGAAGCATCTGCAGTTAGTTCAGCGGAATCACCAATAGATATGGCTGATGAGGAGGTTGTTGAAACTGAAGTTCCTACAGTGGAGCAGACTTCTGCAGAAGTAGTAGTTGAGAAGCACTCCGTCGAAGAAACAGCGCTAGAAAATCCCTTGCCATGCCATGGGGACACTCCTCATGAGACTGAAGGAAAGATCAAAGATGATATCCCAGAGACTGTGGATTCTGTGAAGACCAAAGAGATGGGCAATGACATAGCAATCGATCACGAGAAACCCATCAAATGTTGGGGGGACTACAGTGACGGCGAAGTGGAGATGATTGAGGTTTCAAGTTAA